DNA from Malus sylvestris chromosome 11, drMalSylv7.2, whole genome shotgun sequence:
CTACCTATGAGCAGGCTTGTCAAAACCCTTATTGGGTTGCAGCGATGAAGGTTGAACTCACCGCTCTACAGGAAAATTAAACCTGGAGTTTTGTCCTTCTTCCACCAAGACAACGACCCATTGGCTGCAAATGGGTTTACAAACTCAAGTGCCAATCTGATGGCACCCTTGAACGTTACAAGGCACGTCTCGTTGCCAAAGGTTTCACTCAACGTGAAGGTATCGACTACAAAGAGACTTTCGCACCGGTAGCTAAACTCATTACTGTGCGTTGCCTCTTGACTGTGGTTGTTGTTCGCAATTGGCCCTTACATCAAATGGACGTTCAAAACGTCTTCCTTCATGGCGAACTTCAAGAGGCTGTCTACATGTTGCCTCCTCCAGGTTGTCATCGACAAGGGGGAGAATGTCGTTTGTCGACTCCACAAATCTCTTTATGGTCTTAAACAGGCGTCCAGAAGTTGGTTTCGAGCATTCTCGAAAGCAATATGCACCATCGGTTTCTGCCAATCCAAGGCAGATTATTCTCTGTTCACTCAAGTCAAGGGTACTTCACTCAccattatattattatatgttgatgacatggtGATTACAGGTAACAATGAGGCAGAAATCAAGAACCTAAAGGCCTTCCTCAGCAGCCAATTTCGAATTAAAGATCTTGGACCTTTGAAATATTTCCTTGGAGTTGAGGTTGCAAGATCAAATCTGGAGTCACAATCTGCCAACGAAAATATACATTGGACATATTGGAGGAGGCTGGCCTTCTTGGAGCTAAACCCATGAAAGTCCCAATGGAGGCCGATTTGGTCATAACCCTTACAGGTAGCACTTCACTACAGGAACCTGCGAGGTATAGGCGCTTGGTtggaaaattaatttatttgaccATCACAAGACCAGAAATAGCATACACTGTCAACACATTGAGTCAGTTCATGAAAGATCCACAACGACACCATCTCGATGCAGCGTATCGACTTCTTCGATACCTCAAAGGAGCACCTGGACAAGGCTGAATGTTTTCTTCCCAAAGTGAATTGCATTTAATCGGTTActgtgatgcagattgggcacgTTGCCTCATTACTCATCGATCAGTTACTGGTTATTGTATCTTCCTTGGAAAGTCACTGGTGTcctagaaaagcaagaaacaagttACAATAGCTCGTTCCTCTGCTGAAGCGGAGTATCGATCTATAGCTGCAGCTACTTGTGAATTAAGTTGACTGCGATATTTATTGGAAGATTTACGTGTTGAGCATTCGCAACCGGCAAGGTTATTTTGTGACAACCAAGTGGCTTTACACGTAGCTGCAAATCCTGTGTATCATGAACGCACAAAGCATATTGAGATCGATTGCCACACTGTTCGTGAGAGGATTGAAAGGGGAGAAATTAAAACTTCCTATGTCAGAACAGGAGAACAAGTCGCAGACTTGTTTACTAAGCCACTTCGTGCGCCTATTTTTCAAACACATCTAGGCAAGTTGGGCGTCATTAACATTCACGCTCAGACTTGAGGGGAAGTGTTAAAAGTGCTCAAACTGACATAACAGCCTAGACAGAAAGAATGTTATCATGGATAAAACATTCCTTGACAGCTAGGTTAGCATGTGAAGATGTATCATTGTTCTGGACAGCAAGGACACATGCATTGTGGATAGCAAGGTCACTCCATGTGTATTTTGACTGCTGCATCATGGACAGCAAGAACACCACTTCCAGTGCCTTTGTTtattgcatgtgtgtgtaataaaatgtatataaacTCTGCTGCAGAACATCAATTCAAAAACATATATTGGATCCAAGTTtaataatcatcctaaaaccttcAAACTCACAATTACAAATCAAACCACGAAAATCGAAAACAGAACTCTCCATTCAGCAATTCACTCACAAAGTTGCATATCGATAACCCATAAAACCAAATACGTCAGTCTTCGCATGCAAGATCAAAATGTCCCAGCTCAATCCAATCACGGAACCCAAATCAAAAAGTGATTAAGAGTATATCTACAGATTAAGCAAACAATCAGGATATGCCACCGCCGCCATGATTCACCTCTAAAGGAAGATACTTTCAGGCGGAATATTGAATTACGaggaagaaaggaaggaaaaaaaaaaaaaaaagctatccCGCCGACGGATCGGTGCATGGCGTTGCCGAACATGGAGAGGCCAGAACTCATGGCTACGAATAAGCCCTTGTTCTGATCCTTCTTTGGGctacccatctctctctctagattctgTGCGAATCGTTCAAACCCTAATTCGAAAATTGGAAGGATGAAGGAAAAAGAAGGGTACGAAAATCGTACGGAAATTTAAGAAACGAAGAACCCAGAAATTGGAGAGAGAGCGGGGGAAGATGGGGGTAGAATTGTAATTCCAGATTACAGCGAGGACCTGACGTATTTTCGGTTTAGTAGTTGCGCTCCGTTTTAGGAACGCGTGTGTTCTTCTCCTTAATGAGGTCATCCCATGCGTTGGAATGTTTGTTTTGGGAAATTGAGATTAGCAGCCTATTTCATGGATTGATATACACTCCGAATTTTTTTGTCTGGAATTGAAAGTTGAGGCATTCGGatcatttaatttcaattttacgATCTTCATTAATCAATTAATCTTATTGGTCCACTTCACAAAAATACAAAACTTGAATGGTTAacatcttttttgtttttttaacgaTCTGAATCTCTCAATCTACATACTCTAACCACAAAGATATAGATTGAAACTCATTCCTTTTCTTTACAAACACACCAATCCAAGTTAGCCACgtattttttaattgttacaaAATACTCTTAACTTATAGTCGATATGAATTCATATGTTTTACTTTAATTTATAATGAACTCCATATTATATTGATACTTATCAATGTACTGTTCTTACTGTCTTAAAAATATCATTAGTATTGTATCAATTTGTTGTCGTTATTGTAATAATATGTTGTCATTATCGTATCAATGAAGTTAGCGGTATTTGAGCAAAAAGGGTAGTGTAGATTAGTGTTTAGAACAGTGGAGCAAGGCAGTTTTTGGTTGGTAAGTTTGTAAGAGGGCTACTAATTTTCCAATGTTCTTTGTCATTTTTGTTTATGTTCATGGTTGGATTTCTATAAAGGTATATTTCATCCATCAATTCACTACAAGTCTGATAAAAGAAAACTTCTTAAAGAGATATATACTTCGCTTTATCCATCCATCTATCCACTACATGTATGGTAAAGGAAAGCTTCTCAAAGAGATGTATACTTCGCTTCATGCATCCACTACACGTCTGATAAAGGAAAGCTTCTCAAAGAAATATATCCTTCGCttcatccatccactacacgtCTGATAAAGGAAAGCTTCTCAAAAAGATATATATTTCGCTTCATCCATCAATGAATCCACTACACGTCTAATAAAAGAAAGCTTCTCAAAGAGATATATACTTCGCTTTATCTCTTAGTGTcatatattttcttaattttatgtgGTGGACTTTTTACATGTTATAATTGTAAAATACATATGTTTCTATACAAACTTTCCTTTAGGTTAGATGACGTTATAATGCTCGGAAATTAGGATAGTTTAGAATAGAATATCTCATTGTAAAAAATCCTTaaaatgggaactttaacgaaaaacttttaGATTGTAAGGTTTCATAGTTAAGGATTGTATTAGAAAAGTGATCAAAAGGAAGCTTACACGAAAGATGGTGCAGCAGTAGGAGCATGACTGTATTGATATACTTGTTCATGATTCATGTCCCTTTTacgagagttttaacgaaacattttcattactgttcactttaacgaaaaaccacatttttactctGAAAAATCAATTATGATACCATTCACTTaattacaacacatttttgccattttcgttaaaactcaaaagttttcaaacatttttcgttagttttcctttttattataTGCTCTGTGCAGGTGGGGTAATTTGTATTCCTCAAAGGGACTCCATATATATTGGGCGCATTGCAGCCATTCGTCTTTCTGATTATTGCTTTTGGACTttggtagtttttttttaatatgacgGTCTTGTAGAAACTAAAAATGTTGTATCcaatgcacaaggctcccgctttacgtagaatctggaagaggtgaatgtcggctagtctTCTAGAAACTGAAGAGTAAAAACATTAACGCTTTAAGCCAAGATAGAAGAAATATTCACCGAGTAAGTATTCATCCTATAAAGATTGAAGATAACACTCAGTCACGTACATCACCATGAATAATTATCATGGCAGAGATCGAACTCGGCATCAGACATTGCATTGCGAATGTGTCCCTTGCAAATATAGCAATCTTGATCCATCAACCACGCTCACGTTGGACAAGTGATTTATTTAGACCCCTGAGTCCATacacaaatttataaaaaaaaaaaattggacttgGTAGGAACTAGCCCGTTTTAAACACGTTGGATTAGGTCCGgatctaattttaattttcaattacatAACCCAGTCTGCCTCGCTTTATTTTCAAACAGGGTCCGGTCCAGTCCTTCTAATTGTAGGCCCAGCCCGACCCGTGCCCGTTCCTAGTTATTAATGCTTTAACATGAAAAGAGAGATGCTTTCCTATTCGTTAATCATTGCATAATTAATGCCTTAATTGACACGTAAAGAGAGAGCCTATTCGTCAATCATTGCACAAATGCCTAATCGGATGATTGGAAATTTTCTCAAAGAGATTAAGGCTTAAATCGTACAAAGGttatttttaaaggaaaacttcTCAAAGAGGTGTACATACTTCgtttcatccattcatctaCTACACATTTGATAATGTAAAGTTTTTCAAAGAGATATATACTTCGCTTCATCCCTCTATTCACTACATGTTTGATAAAAGAAAGCTTCTCAAAGAGATATATACTTCGCTTCATCCATCCATCCACCATATGTCTGATAATGGAAAGTTTCTCAAAGAGGTATATACTTCGCTTCATCTATCCACTACACGTCTGATTAGGGTTCTATTAAATGCTTTCTCCTTTCGTTCTCCTTATTATAAGGGTCATCATATACCATTGCTCCCAACTACATTAGTTTCTCAGACAACAATGGCAGCATTTAATCGTGGAAAATATACCACAATTCTCAGCATTGACGGAGGAGGAGTGAGAGGCATCATCCCGGCCACCATACTTGACTGTCTCGAATCCGAACTCCAGGTTATATATATTGTCTCTGTTCCCGCCTTTTATTCTTAGTTCTTCCTAACTTGAATATGTTCTTTAATTATGTACCAAATTGTTACCATTCTAAAATCTCCGTCTAGCATTGCCCAAGTGCTAGATGGTTGGGTATCTCCCCGATTAATTCCTAGGCATTTGAAACTGATAGACTTGCTTAGGCGTTCGCCTAAGTCGCGACTTTCACTTACATAGAAAAttgataacttttattttgcaatttattttttcaataaataaaaGACTTGTTTAATACTGAAATAAACGATCATTATATGTTTGCTTCTCATGTTCTCAATATATTtgaatactttataatttatatatcagttattttgcaatttatgtatcttaatataattatgtgtcccattaagtataaatagacacttatttataatatatataatagggttaaactctgtttactaccctgaagttttatggttttcaatatttagtacatcaagtttttttcgtcccagagtcatacctaaagtgtaaattttgggacagtttcatacatccgttagtcaaactgttaagtctcttgttaactgtgacgtgacacccatgtggacaatgactgagcGCCACATGGGTccacgtggatttttttttagagaagggatttcaattcaaaaaaaaaaaaattcccgcccaaatttttttttcccacaaCCATGTACCTACAATTTGTTTCCCGTcaaaattttttgaaattttttttccttcttcttcttcctcggggGGACGAACCGGGTTCCCCTTTcttttctatatattttttttcttcctcattcttcttcttcttcttcttctgggttgcagggggttgGGTGGACAAACTGggttcagttttttattttttattttttttcttcttcctcctcctcctccttcttcttcttcttcttgtgggTTGCATGAGGTTGGATTTTGGGGGGTGGACAAACTGGGTTcggttttctctttttttttctttttttttcttcttcctccttccttcttcttcttcttcttcttctgggttgcagggggttgggtttttttttttggggggggggggtggacgAACTGGAttcgttttcttcttcttcctcgaggGGACGAACTAGgttcccttttttcttcttcctccttcttcttctttttcttccgggttttttttttccttcttcttcttcttttggggtttttttttttgttcttccttcttcttcttcttcctgagCGTGGAGTCGAAGATGGTGATGGGAGGGTGGGATTTGTTGAAGACGAAGAGGTGGGTGATGGGAGGGTGGGCACGGGTGGGATTTGGGGAAGgtgaaggttttttttaaaaaaaatatattttttttatttatttatttttaatttccatgtggatgacacgtggcacccagtcattgtccacatgggcgccacatcacagttaacgggagacttaacagtttgactaacgaatgtatgagactgtcccaaaatttacactttaggtataacTCTGAGATGAAATAAACTTGATgtattaaatgttgaaaaccacgaaacatgagggtagtaaacaatcttttgccatatataatatatttgcTTAAATCTGCTAACCGCCTGGATGCTAAGCCCCACCTTgctgcccgactagcgcctaacattttttagaaccttgattgtTACTGATATTGTTCCTCGCATCTGTGTGcatgaaaatttcaaaagaaactGGATGGTGAAGATGCAAGGATTGCAGACTACTTCGACTTCATTGCCGGAACCAGCACGGGAGGCCTTATCACAACCATGCTCACCAAACCAGATGAAAAAAACAAACCTCTTTTTGCAGCAaataaaatagttgaattttttgttgaagAGGCTCCAAAATTCTTCCCTCCACCAAATTCTGTGGAGGAGCCAAGGTACGTATATATTGTTGGAGTAATAATAGAAAATGTGGAAATAGTACAAGAATTCCAATGATAATAGTCATAAAGAGAATCATAACATCGATTGTGTACAAGATTATTATAAACAATTAGGGAGAAAGTAAGAAAAATAGATGAACATGGAGATTGAGGcgtgcataaatgcaatgttttaaaaacataatttcgcccatactcttgtgcttgtagttcgttAGACATCTATTTctcaggattcaacaatctataatatGAACTTCAGCTTGCCTAGACATGGTCGAGGTGCGCCTTAGGGCGTTTTGAGGCGGCTGAAAACCTTGCTTGAAATATTATGGGGACCCCTCAAAGTCGAAGGCTTGGGCCTCTGAGGCTCtgccttctatttttttttttgttcagttGCAACGGCGGCGTCTTCATGAAGAAGATGATCGCAAAGTAGAAGACGAATGATTTTTCTTTAAGACTTGGGCAGAACAACGCCATTTTGTCCaaatctaatatttttttttttaaataacccACAATAGTCCCTAATTATTTAGGTCTCATAAGGCTTTGCCTCATGACTCAAGGCTTTCGCCTAGGCGATGCTATCCATAAAACGCCTCTGCTATGCTTTGCCTTTTACAACATTGCTCTTAAGACACGACTCAAAAttgaacaacaaaaaataagagaaatagAGCGGGGAACCCCTTGAGACCTATTTCTCAAGAGGGTTTTCTCGTGGTAAATCTAGTActtactatttatttattttttccaaaattaaacaacaaagaATGGGAGAAACAGACGGCATATTCTTGAAGAATTTTAGAAAGTTGAAGAGGCTGGCAGGAAACTATTTGCAGGAGGGTTTTCTACGGCTTACGGGACCAAAGTTCGATGGTGTTTATCTGCGAAACAAGATCGTGCAGACCCTTGGAGAAACAAAGATTCGAGATACCTTAACCAACATTATCATTCCCAGTTGTGATATGAAGTACCTCCATCCGGTCGTCTTCTCCACCTTGAAGGTTCGATTAGTAATGGTTTTCGAAGCATTTTTGTATAACTAATATTCGAGTTTCTTTTATGGATAACATAGTCTACACTAGCCTAAGTCTACTATAATATGAGTTTATTTCTCTAGTATTAGTACTCGTTAACATATAAATCATCATGCAGGCAAAACGAGACCACTCAAAGGATGTTCTGCTAAGAGATGTCTGCATTGCTACATCTGCAGCACCGTTCTATCTCCCTCCTCACAAATTTGAGCAGGGCACAATAAAATATGACCTAGTCGATGGTGGTGTTGCAGCCAACAATCCCGTACGTACTGCTGTACAATTTTAATACTTAATTTTGATGATCTTAATGATGGTGTATgccatatataaattataacaaATTCCATGAAGATTGCATTATATTCAACAAACATCTTACACTGTCACCAACGTTTCCAGACTCTGCTTGCAATCATTGAAAGTGCCAAGGAGAAGTCTGATAATAAAAGTGGGGCAGAGCGCCTGCATATTGATAGTAGTAAGCTTCTGGTTCTGTCCCTGGGAACTGGATCTGCAAAGAAGGGTGCGACGCTGGAAGTCGGAAATCGCGACGAGTGGGGAATCTTGAAATGGTTGGTGAATCCAAAAAGCAGCAGTATCCCTTTAATTGATGTTCTTACGACTCCAAGTGTCAACATGGTTGAAGTATACCTGTCTGCTTTCTTCAATGTCTCCGGCTCTGATGACAATTATCTCCGGATCCAGGTTTATTTTTCGATTGTTTAACCATGTCCATGCATGCTTTACTTCAATGTCGTCTCCGGATCTGCAGGCACACACCTTCTTACTTGCTGGTTATCCGTGCTGCAGGAGGATGGCTTGAAACCTGATGAAATTGATATGACTGATTCAAGTCCTGAAAATCTCAAAAAACTTGTGAAGGCTGGGACTGACCTCCTTGAAAAAACTGTCAGTGCAATGAACCTCGACACTGGCTGGTATGATAAACCAACTGACATGACATGCAAATACAAAGACGCAATTGCAGGGTGAGTGCCCACAAGAATCATTATGATCCCTTTCATAACAAAAAATGTGGGTGATATGTCTGTTTGTTTTATAATTTGTGCAGATTTGCCCAAAAACTGTCACGTGAAAAAAAGAGGCGAGCAGATACATGAAAATCGAACGTTCTGTTTTCGATAACCCTCTTAATTTGTGGTTTTATATCATAGTACTTGAAGATGACAGCAACGGAGTCTTGAAGACTCGTCTCTTaccaagaaagagagaaaatttcATCttggaacaaaaaataaattaaaacgtATGCCTACTAGTAAATAAATTCAGCCATTTAAGGACTCGCTGAACAAATTTGGTGTAAGTTTCTCTTAAATGTTTGTAATGTGTTGTTAATTCTCTTGTCTAGAAGAAagtaattgttattagcactctaaaaatctcattctacactctaaactttctatattaggaaagaaaaatacacttatcaGGAGTGTAGAGTGAGATTTTTGGAAAGTCAATAACATTTCCCTATatatatctctactaattaataaaacactcattgtcaacaaaaaccctatgaaattaccagtttaaccctctaattaaaatagaacatgaataaaaaatatatggcagaaatgtaatttcacacaaccaaattttgctttttttattcaaattctcacctatatgtgatcataacatatctctaatcatataaaaaaaattaaaaaaaaaaaacttccaactctcacattctctatcactcccttcctttttccttctatttcaaaaagagtaaattgtggctatgatcccttaactttaactcaattggagcaatggtccctcaactaaaaattcattactattggtccctcaactcatcaaaatgtgcagctatagtccctcaactaaaaatccattactattggtccctcaactcatcaaaacgtgtagctatggtccctcaactaaaaatccattaccattggtcccttaactttaattcaactggagaaatagtcccttaactttaacagAATTGAagtaatggtcattccaacataactcgttttgataaatttttttacgtagttaacgaaaatgaccataattacacactttaatgagttgagggaccctaattatataaatggttattccaacataactcattttgacaaaattttgacgaaattgatgaaaaagactatagctgcacattttgataagttgaaagaccaatggtaatgaatttttagttgagggacaattactccaatttgattaaagttgatggaccattactacaattcaCTCGAAATAAAATGAGCTTGTTTCTTCTCGTTCTTGACAAGCGCGATTCGTGACAGACAT
Protein-coding regions in this window:
- the LOC126591172 gene encoding patatin-like protein 2 — protein: MSDNGKFLKEGHHIPLLPTTLVSQTTMAAFNRGKYTTILSIDGGGVRGIIPATILDCLESELQKLDGEDARIADYFDFIAGTSTGGLITTMLTKPDEKNKPLFAANKIVEFFVEEAPKFFPPPNSVEEPRMGETDGIFLKNFRKLKRLAGNYLQEGFLRLTGPKFDGVYLRNKIVQTLGETKIRDTLTNIIIPSCDMKYLHPVVFSTLKAKRDHSKDVLLRDVCIATSAAPFYLPPHKFEQGTIKYDLVDGGVAANNPTLLAIIESAKEKSDNKSGAERLHIDSSKLLVLSLGTGSAKKGATLEVGNRDEWGILKWLVNPKSSSIPLIDVLTTPSVNMVEVYLSAFFNVSGSDDNYLRIQEDGLKPDEIDMTDSSPENLKKLVKAGTDLLEKTVSAMNLDTGWYDKPTDMTCKYKDAIAGFAQKLSREKKRRADT